The Marinobacter qingdaonensis genome includes a region encoding these proteins:
- a CDS encoding bifunctional diguanylate cyclase/phosphodiesterase, with translation MMNSKELPLRRLLEFRNAWIAWLIFAVVISVTLLLWQVSIHLVEDRTQARFRSQSLQLKTAIEERLLNYEQVLAGSAGLFAVAGEVSREEWREYVERVDIDRYYPGIQGIGFVRRIGVRQMADHIASVRAGGVHNYLVSPLGTGPYYYPMVYLEPGTERNRRALGYDAFSDPIHRRAMEVARDDAVPTVTGKVVLVQEELAEDQASFLMYYPVYQGGKVPEIRAERRMMLAGYVFSAFRMNNLIDGIVGLISPFLDVRIYDNGVIERDTLMYGSNLGSLDNDFSFQMSQTLNAGGREWLLQTRSTPAFDFLASDPRPPIVLGSGLFISVLMFLFVLMLIRSRLMAQIGAGRYRAITEGAANVTLVMDRAGQALYASPSSLDILGYEPARLQAQALDALVHGEDWPKLQQGFEDAVAAPGAQVPVIRARIRDANGQWRDMEGTFTAMLNVPGVNGVVLSLRDLTQLKAAQSELHRLAFYDPLTGLANRQLFRDRLNHVVRRSRRSGEPAALMFLDLDGFKRINDTLGHDAGDELLCKVAEWLEGCVREEDSVARLGGDEFVVLLSRISGPEAAGKVAETILHRLCQRVRLNDHEVGITVSIGITMMPHDSEDSGTLMKYADLAMYQAKELGRNTYQFFTPAMNIKAARRLLQQEELATALEGDRFVLHYQPKVDLVTERVIGVEAFLRWHHPEKGLVSAQQFIGLAEETGLILRLGEMALRQACIQVQALERAGFEALKMAVNLSVRQLTDPGFLDMIRQVITETGVSPERLELEMPAELLNEDPRALRELLVALHDLGVCLILDDFGTGSCSLVALQQLPLDVIKIDHRFIRDIPYNVSATDVASAVIALARKLHLTVVAEGVETPQQLSFLKSSGCAQCQGNLFSYPLDEDALIGFLIRQYEKPLIS, from the coding sequence ATGATGAACAGTAAGGAACTCCCTCTCCGGCGGTTGCTGGAATTTCGCAACGCGTGGATCGCGTGGCTCATCTTTGCGGTAGTTATTTCAGTCACCCTGCTGCTCTGGCAGGTTTCCATTCACTTGGTGGAAGACCGCACCCAGGCGCGCTTTCGCAGCCAGTCCCTCCAGCTCAAGACCGCCATCGAAGAACGCCTGTTGAACTACGAGCAAGTCCTGGCCGGCAGCGCCGGGTTGTTTGCCGTGGCCGGAGAGGTGTCCCGTGAGGAGTGGCGTGAGTACGTCGAACGGGTGGACATTGATCGCTATTACCCCGGCATCCAGGGCATTGGCTTTGTGCGCCGGATCGGCGTGCGTCAGATGGCCGATCACATTGCCTCGGTGCGGGCCGGCGGGGTCCACAATTACCTGGTCAGCCCCCTGGGCACCGGGCCCTACTACTACCCGATGGTGTATCTGGAGCCCGGGACCGAGCGTAACCGCCGGGCCCTCGGTTACGACGCCTTCAGCGATCCGATCCATCGCCGGGCCATGGAAGTGGCCCGGGACGATGCCGTGCCGACGGTGACCGGCAAGGTGGTGCTGGTGCAGGAAGAGCTGGCGGAAGACCAGGCCAGCTTCCTGATGTACTACCCGGTGTATCAGGGCGGAAAGGTGCCGGAAATCCGGGCCGAACGCCGGATGATGCTGGCCGGTTACGTGTTCAGTGCCTTCCGGATGAACAATCTGATCGATGGCATCGTCGGGCTGATCTCGCCCTTCCTGGATGTCCGCATCTACGACAACGGCGTGATCGAGCGGGACACCCTGATGTACGGCTCCAACCTGGGGTCTCTGGACAACGACTTCAGCTTCCAGATGAGCCAGACCCTGAACGCCGGGGGGCGCGAATGGCTGCTGCAGACCCGCTCGACGCCGGCGTTCGATTTTCTGGCCTCGGATCCCCGCCCGCCCATCGTGCTCGGCAGTGGCCTGTTCATCAGTGTCCTGATGTTCCTGTTCGTGCTCATGCTGATCCGCTCCAGATTGATGGCCCAGATCGGTGCCGGCCGCTATCGGGCCATCACCGAAGGCGCGGCCAACGTGACCCTGGTCATGGACCGGGCCGGCCAGGCCCTGTACGCCAGTCCGTCCAGCCTCGACATCCTGGGCTACGAACCGGCCCGACTGCAGGCGCAGGCGCTCGACGCCCTGGTTCATGGCGAGGACTGGCCCAAGTTGCAGCAGGGCTTCGAGGACGCGGTGGCGGCGCCGGGCGCCCAGGTACCGGTGATTCGTGCCCGGATCCGGGACGCCAACGGCCAGTGGCGGGATATGGAAGGCACTTTCACCGCCATGCTGAACGTACCCGGGGTCAATGGCGTGGTCCTGAGCCTGCGCGATCTGACCCAGTTGAAGGCAGCCCAGTCGGAACTGCATCGGCTGGCCTTCTACGACCCGCTGACCGGCCTGGCCAATCGCCAGCTGTTCCGGGATCGGCTCAATCATGTGGTCCGCCGCAGTCGGCGCAGCGGCGAGCCGGCCGCGCTCATGTTCCTGGACCTGGACGGTTTCAAACGCATCAACGACACCCTCGGGCACGATGCCGGTGACGAGTTGCTGTGCAAGGTGGCGGAGTGGCTGGAAGGCTGTGTGCGGGAGGAGGACTCCGTGGCCCGCCTGGGTGGCGACGAGTTCGTCGTGCTGCTGTCCCGGATCAGCGGCCCGGAGGCCGCCGGCAAGGTCGCCGAGACCATCCTGCACCGGCTGTGCCAGCGGGTGCGCCTGAACGATCACGAGGTTGGCATCACCGTCAGCATCGGCATCACCATGATGCCCCACGACAGCGAAGACTCGGGCACGCTGATGAAGTACGCGGACCTGGCCATGTACCAGGCCAAGGAGCTGGGCCGCAACACCTACCAGTTCTTCACCCCGGCCATGAACATCAAGGCCGCCCGTCGCCTGCTGCAGCAGGAGGAGTTGGCTACGGCCCTGGAGGGCGACCGCTTCGTGCTGCATTACCAGCCCAAGGTGGACCTGGTGACCGAGCGGGTCATTGGCGTCGAAGCCTTCCTGCGCTGGCACCACCCGGAAAAAGGCCTGGTGTCGGCCCAGCAGTTCATCGGGCTGGCGGAGGAAACCGGCCTGATCCTGCGGCTCGGCGAGATGGCGCTGCGGCAGGCCTGCATCCAGGTCCAGGCGCTGGAGCGCGCCGGGTTCGAGGCCCTGAAGATGGCGGTCAACCTGTCGGTCCGGCAGCTCACCGACCCCGGTTTCCTGGACATGATCCGGCAGGTGATCACCGAGACCGGGGTGTCGCCGGAGCGGCTGGAGCTGGAAATGCCGGCGGAACTGCTGAACGAGGACCCCCGGGCACTGCGGGAACTGCTGGTGGCGCTGCACGATCTGGGGGTCTGCCTGATCCTGGACGACTTCGGTACCGGCTCCTGTTCGCTGGTGGCCCTGCAGCAGTTGCCGTTGGATGTGATCAAGATCGACCACCGGTTCATCCGCGACATTCCCTACAACGTGAGCGCCACCGACGTCGCCTCTGCGGTTATTGCCCTGGCGCGCAAGCTGCACCTGACGGTGGTGGCGGAGGGCGTGGAGACCCCGCAGCAGCTGAGTTTCCTGAAGTCCTCCGGGTGCGCCCAGTGCCAGGGCAACCTGTTCAGCTATCCGCTCGATGAAGATGCCCTGATTGGCTTCCTGATCCGGCAATATGAGAAACCGCTGATTTCCTGA
- a CDS encoding DegQ family serine endoprotease: MVALFWSQAVAARGLPDFTELVEENSAAVVNISTTSTPKKSGGFRNFDGTPFDQRQFEQLPEFFQDFFRGPNSPFGGAPGKPQPRTSMGSGFIVSSDGYVLTNNHVVEGADEIIVRLNDRRELPATLVGTDPRSDMAVLKLENGDDLPVVKVGRSRDLEVGEWVFAIGSPFGFDYTVTAGIVSALGRSLPTENYVPFIQTDVAINPGNSGGPLFNLDGEVIGINSQIYTRSGGFMGVSFAIPIDDAMNVFRQIRDKGMVARGWLGVLIQEVNRDLAESFGLKRPRGALVAEVLDGSPAQAAGLQSGDIVLAYDGEDIQLSSDLPPMVGRTPIGESASLTILRGGEEMTMTVEIGKLPEQNGAQQSAPEGGDSGSSSAPLGLTVEPIPAELAKSLDGEDGVVVTNVTRGPAFEAGIRPRDVITEINREKVGSVEDFRTVVRSLPEDRAVSVRVIRQGRAIYLVMKP; the protein is encoded by the coding sequence ATGGTTGCGCTGTTCTGGAGCCAGGCGGTTGCCGCCCGAGGCCTGCCCGATTTCACCGAGCTGGTGGAGGAGAATTCCGCCGCGGTGGTCAACATCAGCACCACCAGCACCCCCAAGAAGAGTGGCGGGTTCCGGAATTTTGACGGCACCCCGTTCGATCAGCGCCAGTTCGAGCAGCTGCCGGAATTCTTCCAGGATTTTTTCCGCGGCCCGAATTCGCCCTTCGGTGGCGCGCCGGGTAAGCCCCAGCCGCGCACCTCCATGGGCTCGGGCTTTATCGTGTCCAGCGACGGTTACGTGCTTACCAACAACCACGTGGTTGAAGGCGCCGACGAGATCATCGTGCGTCTGAACGACCGGCGCGAACTGCCGGCCACGCTGGTGGGCACCGACCCGCGCTCGGACATGGCGGTGCTGAAGCTGGAAAACGGCGACGACCTGCCGGTGGTCAAGGTCGGCCGCTCCCGTGATCTGGAAGTGGGTGAGTGGGTGTTTGCCATCGGCTCTCCCTTCGGTTTCGACTACACCGTGACCGCCGGTATCGTCAGCGCCCTCGGCCGGTCCCTGCCGACCGAGAACTACGTGCCCTTCATTCAGACCGACGTGGCCATCAACCCCGGCAACTCCGGTGGTCCGCTGTTCAACCTGGACGGCGAGGTCATTGGCATCAATTCCCAGATCTACACCCGGTCCGGTGGCTTCATGGGGGTATCGTTCGCCATTCCCATCGACGACGCCATGAACGTGTTCCGGCAGATTCGCGACAAGGGCATGGTGGCTCGGGGCTGGCTGGGTGTCCTGATTCAGGAGGTCAATCGCGACCTGGCCGAGTCGTTCGGTCTCAAACGGCCCCGGGGCGCGCTGGTGGCTGAAGTGCTGGATGGCTCGCCGGCCCAGGCGGCCGGGTTGCAGTCCGGCGATATCGTACTCGCCTACGACGGCGAGGACATTCAGCTGTCGTCGGATCTGCCGCCGATGGTGGGGCGCACGCCGATCGGGGAAAGCGCCAGTCTCACCATCCTGCGGGGTGGCGAGGAAATGACCATGACCGTCGAGATCGGCAAGCTGCCTGAGCAGAACGGCGCCCAGCAGTCCGCGCCCGAGGGTGGCGATAGCGGGTCGTCGTCGGCGCCGCTGGGTCTGACCGTCGAGCCTATCCCCGCCGAGCTGGCCAAATCTCTGGACGGCGAGGACGGCGTGGTGGTTACCAACGTGACCCGGGGGCCGGCGTTCGAGGCGGGTATCCGGCCCCGGGACGTGATCACCGAGATCAATCGGGAAAAGGTCGGCTCGGTGGAGGACTTCCGCACCGTGGTCCGGTCTCTGCCCGAGGATCGGGCCGTGTCGGTGCGGGTGATCCGCCAGGGCAGGGCGATCTACCTGGTGATGAAACCCTGA
- a CDS encoding SoxR reducing system RseC family protein: MITETGKVIALKEDQAWVQTIRQSACESCSARSGCGQRVLASATSGRANQVLVRNTVDARVGDEVTLGIDEQALLGASLLVYALPLLLMVLASVAGHQLSGGADLGAIAGAVGGLTLGFVLGRWRQTGRGHRYEPRLLRVNRIASGA; the protein is encoded by the coding sequence ATGATTACTGAAACCGGCAAGGTGATTGCGTTGAAGGAGGATCAGGCGTGGGTGCAGACCATTCGCCAGAGCGCCTGTGAAAGCTGTTCCGCCCGCAGTGGCTGCGGCCAACGGGTCCTCGCCTCGGCCACGTCCGGGCGCGCCAACCAGGTCCTGGTGCGCAACACCGTGGACGCCCGGGTCGGCGATGAGGTGACCCTTGGCATCGATGAACAGGCCCTGCTCGGGGCGTCACTGTTGGTGTACGCGCTGCCGCTGCTGTTGATGGTGCTCGCCAGTGTCGCCGGCCACCAGCTGTCCGGTGGCGCCGACCTGGGCGCCATTGCCGGTGCTGTCGGAGGTCTGACCCTGGGGTTTGTCCTGGGGCGCTGGCGCCAGACCGGCCGCGGTCACCGGTACGAACCCCGATTGCTGCGGGTGAACCGCATCGCCTCCGGCGCGTAA
- a CDS encoding MucB/RseB C-terminal domain-containing protein: MAEPSRLTRPGPSGRLRRSLRALVLLGLSVLLVPAAQADDEVAVRWLEQLAPALNMTSYRGVFVYARGDRVHSMRIAHRFVDGMVQERLVLQDGGSGEIVRKGMNVICVLPHHGRIRLDQVIPSGPFAEAYTNEQVPVSRWYTAKLLGEDRVAGYDAVIIGLTANDAHRYNHRLWLEKSTGLLVKSHVGDPDGKVLEHFQFTSLDITDEIPDREFEIQTEGREVTHSLDEPVTARTLETPFMEGWDLSWQPDGFVPAAAPRTSQGRAVAFSDGVAAFSVFVEPKGQVSMPLGASRIGATTVYMRELDAGGGQFLITVVGEIPPRTARQVADSVRIDDALALH, encoded by the coding sequence ATGGCAGAGCCAAGCCGACTAACAAGGCCCGGCCCGAGCGGCCGGCTGCGTCGCAGCCTCCGGGCGCTGGTGCTGCTGGGCCTGTCCGTGTTGCTGGTGCCGGCGGCCCAGGCCGATGACGAGGTTGCGGTGCGCTGGCTGGAGCAACTGGCACCGGCGCTCAACATGACGTCCTACCGCGGGGTGTTTGTCTACGCCCGGGGCGATCGGGTGCATTCCATGCGCATCGCCCACCGCTTCGTAGATGGCATGGTGCAGGAGCGGCTGGTCCTGCAGGATGGCGGCAGTGGCGAGATTGTCCGCAAGGGCATGAACGTGATCTGTGTCCTGCCTCACCACGGCCGCATCCGGCTTGACCAGGTGATTCCGTCCGGCCCGTTCGCCGAGGCCTACACCAACGAGCAGGTCCCGGTCAGCCGGTGGTACACCGCGAAACTGCTGGGCGAGGACCGGGTTGCCGGCTACGACGCGGTCATCATCGGGCTAACCGCCAATGACGCCCACCGCTACAACCACCGGCTATGGCTGGAAAAGTCCACCGGGCTGCTGGTCAAGAGTCACGTTGGTGATCCCGACGGCAAGGTCCTGGAACACTTCCAGTTCACCAGTCTCGACATTACCGATGAGATTCCGGATCGGGAATTCGAAATCCAGACCGAGGGGCGCGAAGTTACTCACAGCCTCGATGAGCCGGTCACCGCCCGGACCCTCGAAACGCCCTTCATGGAGGGCTGGGACCTGAGTTGGCAGCCCGATGGTTTTGTTCCGGCGGCCGCGCCGCGCACCAGCCAGGGCCGGGCAGTGGCCTTCTCCGACGGCGTGGCTGCGTTCTCGGTCTTCGTCGAACCCAAGGGCCAGGTAAGCATGCCCCTGGGTGCCTCCCGGATTGGTGCCACTACCGTTTACATGCGGGAGCTGGATGCCGGCGGCGGCCAGTTCCTGATTACCGTGGTGGGCGAGATTCCGCCCAGGACCGCCCGTCAGGTGGCCGATTCGGTGCGCATCGATGATGCCCTGGCGCTGCACTAG
- a CDS encoding sigma-E factor negative regulatory protein, translating to MDDRLRETLSAMMDDEADELSVRRLLSHDHQDQVRDQWQRWQQVRGLMHSNHSPADGVDVSGAVREVLDGRPTRPLSAELGDLKPVARWQWPAVAMVALALLIGFGAGAGWDSVDGPSAASVAATESAPAAPVDEIALRGLDQEQWEHMSRYLLEHAQHNSVGAGRGSVGYARLVSATDSGY from the coding sequence ATGGATGATCGTCTCAGAGAAACGCTATCAGCCATGATGGACGACGAGGCCGACGAGCTCTCGGTCCGGCGGCTGCTGTCCCACGATCACCAGGATCAGGTTCGGGACCAGTGGCAGCGGTGGCAGCAGGTTCGGGGGCTGATGCACAGCAATCACTCCCCGGCCGATGGCGTTGACGTCAGCGGCGCGGTGCGGGAAGTGCTGGACGGTCGTCCGACACGCCCGCTGTCGGCAGAGCTGGGCGACCTCAAACCGGTGGCGCGCTGGCAGTGGCCGGCGGTGGCCATGGTGGCCCTGGCGCTGTTGATCGGCTTTGGCGCCGGCGCCGGCTGGGACTCGGTCGATGGGCCGAGCGCGGCCTCCGTTGCCGCCACCGAATCCGCGCCGGCGGCGCCGGTGGACGAGATTGCACTTCGGGGCCTGGATCAGGAGCAGTGGGAGCACATGAGTCGCTACCTGCTCGAACACGCCCAGCACAACAGCGTAGGCGCCGGGCGAGGCTCGGTGGGTTACGCGCGCCTGGTCAGCGCTACCGACAGCGGGTACTGA
- the rpoE gene encoding RNA polymerase sigma factor RpoE, translated as MTQRNLMKAEQLAETTGKRGAPSMTPDQDQRQGETPDSQTDLQLVRKVRNGDRSAFDLLVVKYQSRVASIISRYVYDSQEVMDLTQEAFVKAFRALDRFRGDSAFYTWLYRIAVNTAKNFLESRGRRPQGSADVTEAENFDDGSRLRDVASPERLLQREELQKALSEAIAQLPEELRSAFLLREYDGLSYEDIARILECPIGTVRSRIFRARDSVDRHLGPLLNQTVT; from the coding sequence ATGACGCAAAGAAACCTCATGAAGGCCGAACAACTGGCCGAAACCACAGGGAAGCGCGGCGCACCGTCCATGACTCCTGATCAAGACCAGCGACAGGGTGAAACCCCCGACAGCCAGACCGACCTGCAGCTCGTGCGCAAGGTGCGGAATGGCGACCGGTCGGCGTTCGACCTGCTAGTGGTGAAGTACCAGTCGCGCGTGGCCTCGATCATCAGCCGCTATGTGTACGACAGCCAGGAAGTCATGGACCTGACCCAGGAAGCCTTCGTCAAGGCCTTCCGGGCCCTGGACCGGTTCCGCGGGGACAGCGCGTTCTACACCTGGCTGTACCGGATTGCGGTCAACACCGCCAAAAACTTCCTGGAATCCCGCGGCCGACGGCCCCAGGGCAGCGCCGACGTGACCGAGGCGGAAAACTTCGACGATGGCAGCCGGCTCCGGGACGTGGCGTCACCGGAGCGCCTGTTGCAGCGCGAGGAATTGCAGAAAGCGCTATCGGAAGCCATCGCCCAGTTGCCCGAAGAACTGCGCTCGGCCTTCCTGCTGCGCGAATACGATGGCCTCAGTTATGAGGACATTGCCCGAATTCTTGAGTGTCCGATTGGTACGGTGCGGTCGCGGATCTTTCGAGCCCGCGATTCCGTTGACCGCCACCTCGGGCCTTTGCTTAACCAAACAGTGACGTAG
- the nadB gene encoding L-aspartate oxidase produces MPQSYEYDVLIIGSGAAGLTVALNLPEHLRVCVLSKAEISSGATLWAQGGIAAVLDDDDTIEDHIQDTLAAGAGLCHEDAVRFTVEHGRESIDWLINSGVDFTKDDNAHYHLTREGGHSHRRIIHAADATGHAVSTTLTEQARARTNIELMSSRVAIDLITHRKLSLPGNRCVGAYVLNLEDNHVELFRARFTVIATGGASKAYRYTTNPDGASGDGIAMAWRAGCRVANMEFNQFHPTCLYHPHAKSFLITEAVRGEGGLLKLPDGSRFMDRFDERAELAPRDIVARAIDHEMKRLGADYLYLDISHKPAEFIKHHFPTIYEKCLGFGIDVTKEPIPVVPAAHYTCGGIITDERARTDVNGLYVVGEAGFTGLHGANRMASNSLLECLVYGRSAAQDITRREADIPAPPEAPDWDESQVRDSDEDVVISHNWDELRHFMWDYVGIVRTTKRLQRAKHRVDLLSREIGEFYSNYRVSNDLLELRNLVTVSDLIICSALQRRESRGLHYTLDYPGLNNEATDTILVPTTYRTLAP; encoded by the coding sequence ATGCCACAGTCCTACGAATACGATGTCCTGATTATCGGCAGTGGTGCTGCCGGCCTCACCGTCGCCCTGAATCTCCCCGAACATTTGCGGGTCTGCGTCCTGAGCAAGGCGGAGATCTCCAGTGGTGCCACGCTCTGGGCCCAGGGCGGCATTGCCGCGGTTCTGGATGACGACGACACCATCGAGGACCACATCCAGGACACCCTGGCCGCCGGTGCCGGCCTGTGCCACGAGGACGCGGTCCGGTTTACCGTCGAGCACGGCCGGGAAAGCATCGACTGGCTGATCAATTCCGGCGTCGACTTCACCAAGGACGACAACGCCCATTACCACCTGACCCGGGAGGGTGGCCACAGTCACCGGCGCATCATCCACGCCGCCGACGCCACCGGGCACGCGGTTTCCACCACCCTGACCGAACAGGCCAGGGCCCGGACCAACATCGAACTGATGTCGAGCCGGGTGGCCATCGACCTGATCACCCACCGCAAGCTATCGCTGCCGGGCAACCGCTGCGTCGGGGCCTATGTCCTGAATCTGGAAGACAATCACGTCGAGCTCTTCCGTGCCCGCTTCACGGTGATCGCCACCGGTGGCGCTTCCAAGGCCTACCGCTACACCACCAATCCGGACGGTGCCTCGGGCGATGGCATTGCCATGGCCTGGCGCGCCGGCTGCCGGGTCGCCAACATGGAATTCAACCAGTTCCACCCGACCTGCCTGTATCACCCGCACGCCAAGTCGTTCCTGATCACCGAGGCGGTCCGGGGCGAAGGCGGCCTGCTGAAGTTGCCCGACGGCAGCCGGTTCATGGATCGCTTTGACGAGCGCGCCGAGCTGGCACCCCGGGACATCGTCGCCCGCGCCATCGACCATGAAATGAAGCGCCTGGGCGCGGACTACCTGTACCTGGACATCAGTCACAAGCCCGCCGAGTTCATCAAGCATCACTTCCCGACCATCTACGAGAAGTGCCTGGGCTTCGGCATCGACGTGACCAAAGAACCGATCCCGGTGGTGCCGGCCGCGCACTACACCTGCGGTGGCATCATCACCGACGAACGCGCCCGGACCGACGTTAACGGCCTGTACGTGGTCGGCGAAGCCGGCTTCACCGGCCTGCACGGTGCCAACCGCATGGCCAGCAACTCGCTGCTGGAATGCCTGGTGTACGGCCGCTCGGCGGCCCAGGACATCACCCGCCGGGAAGCGGATATTCCGGCGCCGCCGGAGGCACCGGACTGGGACGAAAGCCAGGTCCGGGATTCGGACGAGGACGTCGTTATTTCCCACAACTGGGACGAACTGCGCCACTTCATGTGGGACTACGTAGGTATCGTAAGGACCACCAAGCGGCTGCAACGGGCCAAGCACCGGGTTGATCTGCTGTCCCGGGAAATCGGCGAGTTCTACAGCAACTACCGGGTGTCCAACGACCTGCTGGAACTGCGGAACCTGGTGACGGTGTCCGACCTGATTATCTGCTCGGCGCTGCAGCGCCGGGAGAGCCGGGGACTCCACTACACCCTGGACTACCCTGGATTGAACAATGAAGCCACCGACACCATCCTGGTGCCCACGACCTACCGGACGCTGGCGCCCTGA
- a CDS encoding succinate dehydrogenase assembly factor 2: MSDNAASTDNTEFNRLWWHSRRGMLELDNLLIPFIEEVYRTLPAEDKLRYQKLLTCEDTDMFEWFMQRSRPQDPDLQRIVDMIVNRVQPN; encoded by the coding sequence ATGTCTGACAACGCAGCCTCAACCGACAATACCGAGTTCAATCGACTGTGGTGGCACAGCCGTCGCGGCATGCTTGAACTGGACAACCTGCTCATTCCATTCATCGAAGAGGTGTACCGGACGCTGCCGGCGGAGGACAAGCTGCGCTACCAGAAGCTGCTGACCTGCGAAGACACCGACATGTTCGAATGGTTCATGCAGCGCAGCCGGCCCCAGGATCCGGACCTGCAACGGATCGTCGACATGATCGTCAACCGTGTCCAGCCGAATTGA
- a CDS encoding folate-binding protein, giving the protein MSDAEQPEPGLPAQALASLPRPDSGWSPVSNRILVRISGPGTDKFLQGQFSQHLDEVVPGFSPRAAAATPKGRAYCLTRMVRAGDDVLIDLEADLAEAILGQLRKYLMLFRGTSAQVLEDGAVIGLYGSPGAEQLAGAALADLKAPGDTLELPAGFLIRVEPTADGVPRFELWQPEAAATGLTEADEHTPADWQASDMAAGIARLTTETTEAFVPQMLNWQHLGGVHFKKGCYTGQEVIARMHFLGQLKKSLFRFRLAQAPAPSPGVQVVAGDKSVGTVVDAVGFTDGSAEVLAVVRHDAADGPLAIDGGPDQVLEPLPLPYPVPERGEGATPDT; this is encoded by the coding sequence ATGAGCGATGCCGAACAACCCGAGCCCGGTCTGCCAGCGCAAGCCCTCGCCAGCCTCCCACGCCCGGACAGCGGCTGGTCGCCGGTGAGCAACCGTATCCTGGTGCGCATCAGCGGCCCGGGCACCGACAAGTTTTTGCAGGGTCAGTTCAGCCAGCACCTGGACGAGGTCGTGCCCGGCTTCTCGCCCCGGGCCGCGGCCGCCACCCCGAAGGGCCGGGCCTACTGCCTGACCCGGATGGTCCGGGCCGGCGACGACGTGCTCATCGACCTGGAAGCCGACCTGGCCGAGGCCATCCTGGGCCAGCTGCGTAAATACCTGATGCTGTTTCGGGGCACCTCGGCCCAGGTGCTGGAAGACGGCGCCGTGATCGGCCTGTACGGCAGCCCGGGCGCGGAGCAGTTGGCTGGTGCGGCGCTGGCCGACCTCAAGGCCCCGGGCGATACTCTCGAATTGCCCGCCGGGTTCCTGATCCGGGTGGAGCCCACCGCTGACGGCGTGCCCCGGTTTGAGCTCTGGCAGCCCGAGGCCGCTGCCACCGGTCTGACCGAGGCCGATGAGCACACGCCGGCCGACTGGCAGGCGAGCGACATGGCCGCCGGCATTGCCCGCCTGACCACCGAGACCACCGAGGCGTTCGTGCCCCAGATGCTGAACTGGCAGCACCTGGGCGGCGTGCACTTCAAGAAGGGCTGCTACACTGGCCAGGAAGTCATTGCCCGGATGCACTTCCTCGGCCAACTGAAAAAGAGCCTGTTCCGCTTCCGGCTGGCCCAGGCCCCGGCGCCGAGCCCGGGCGTCCAGGTCGTGGCCGGCGACAAGAGCGTCGGCACGGTGGTGGATGCCGTTGGCTTCACCGATGGCAGTGCCGAGGTGCTGGCAGTGGTTCGGCACGATGCCGCCGACGGCCCCCTGGCTATCGACGGCGGGCCGGACCAGGTCCTGGAACCCTTGCCCCTGCCCTACCCGGTGCCGGAGCGGGGCGAAGGCGCCACACCGGATACATAA
- a CDS encoding HDOD domain-containing protein: protein MSNIVETIKTDLISAIENDKLVLPTLPEVALQVREIAESEDSAINDLVKVISNDTALSARIIRVCNSPLFRGSRAIENLNMAVSRLGMAYTSNLAMGLAMEQMFQATSDMIDKRLRATWQTSTEVAGICHVLAQHYTKLKADQATLAGLVHLIGVLPILRYVEDQDIQISSIMLDNVIDELHPRVGATILEKWDFPKELQNVPLEFANFQRQVAQTDYADLVMVANLQLVAGSDHPWTEMDWNGISAFDRLGLDPNIDMSEEEDLNAQMEAAMALLQ from the coding sequence ATGTCGAATATCGTCGAAACCATCAAAACCGATCTGATCAGCGCCATCGAAAACGACAAACTGGTGCTGCCGACCCTGCCCGAGGTGGCCTTGCAGGTACGCGAGATTGCCGAGTCCGAGGATTCGGCGATCAACGACCTGGTCAAAGTCATCAGCAACGATACGGCACTGTCCGCACGCATCATCCGGGTCTGCAACAGCCCGCTGTTCCGGGGCAGCCGCGCCATCGAGAACCTGAACATGGCGGTCAGCCGCCTGGGCATGGCCTACACCAGTAACCTGGCCATGGGCCTGGCCATGGAGCAGATGTTCCAGGCCACCTCGGACATGATCGACAAGCGCCTGCGCGCGACCTGGCAGACCAGCACCGAAGTCGCCGGCATCTGCCACGTCCTGGCCCAGCACTACACCAAACTGAAAGCCGACCAGGCGACACTGGCCGGACTGGTGCACCTGATCGGGGTGCTGCCGATCCTGCGCTATGTGGAAGACCAGGACATCCAGATCAGCAGCATCATGCTCGACAATGTGATCGACGAGCTGCATCCCCGGGTCGGGGCGACGATCCTGGAGAAGTGGGATTTCCCGAAGGAACTGCAGAACGTGCCCCTGGAGTTTGCCAACTTCCAGCGCCAGGTGGCGCAGACCGATTACGCGGACCTGGTCATGGTGGCGAACCTGCAACTGGTGGCCGGTTCTGACCACCCCTGGACCGAAATGGACTGGAATGGCATCAGCGCGTTCGACCGTCTGGGCCTGGATCCCAACATCGACATGAGCGAGGAAGAAGACCTGAACGCGCAGATGGAAGCCGCGATGGCGCTTCTGCAGTAA